In Cotesia glomerata isolate CgM1 linkage group LG1, MPM_Cglom_v2.3, whole genome shotgun sequence, one genomic interval encodes:
- the LOC123264781 gene encoding uncharacterized protein LOC123264781 isoform X2, with translation MYKHQSLKLSIRASASSVISDTNAIWANLLIPTSRPQHSIKKLEIIHSDYMKLKNHRSRAKTSKRQRTNVEQFSKRLDKLFDIANCAALKNLPKNLQQFLTDCRKGNRNIHLPAIDVIPEETSGNLSAMEVETPNNEEIGMKLSQQSSLNSFCSSISNSSELKRTCSDFEDTMPAPKKNKIDILTSELVLALDRTKTSNRNAMYIISAVIQS, from the exons ATGTACAAACATCAATCcttaaaattaagtatacgagCAAGTGCTAGTAGTGTGATCAGTGATACGAATGCTATTTGGGCTAATCTTTTGATTCCAACTTCTCGACCTCAGcacagtattaaaaaattggaaataatTCACAGTGACTACATGAAACTGAAGAATCATCGAAGTCGGGCAAAGACATCGAAAAGACAACGAACAAATGTGGAACAGTTTAGCAAACgtcttgataaattatttgacattGCAAATTGTGctgcactaaaaaatttaccgaaaaatttGCAGCAATTTTTGACAGATTGTCGTAAAGGAAATAGAAATATCCATCTACCAGCAATTGACGTTATACCAGAAGAAACTTCTGGAAATCTGTCTGCGATGGAAGTAGAAACTCCCAATAATGAGGAAATTG GAATGAAATTATCCCAACAGTCGTCCTTAAATAGTTTCTGTAGTTCCATATCAAATTCCAGTGAATTGAAGCGAACTTGTTCAGACTTTGAAGATACAATGCCAGCgcctaagaaaaataaaattgatattctgaCTTCGGAATTAGTATTAGCACTAGATAGAACTAAAACTAGTAACAGAAATGCGATGTACATCATTTCTGCTGTTATTCAAAGTTAA